A single window of Qipengyuania sediminis DNA harbors:
- the pnp gene encoding polyribonucleotide nucleotidyltransferase, with the protein MFDTKKVELEWGGKTLTLETGRVARQADGAVLATLGETVVLCAVTAARTVKEGQDFFPLTVHYQEKFSSAGRIPGGFFKRERGATEKETLTSRLIDRPCRPLFPEGFYNEINVIAQVFSYDGENEPDIVAMIAASAALTISGVPFMGPIGACRVGFENGEYVLNPKQSAALSGEGRLDLIVAATQDAVMMVESEAKELTEEEMLGAVMFAHDECRKVVGAIVELAEQSAKDAWPLAPVEDKAGTLDELRGLIGDDIAAAYKLTNKSERQNAVNAARAKARAHYEGIEHGDPAEYLGKLKLVKKLESDIVRKAVLREGTRIDGRKVDQVRPIEALVGFLPRTHGSALFTRGETQAICSTTLGTKDAEQMIDGLEGLSYERFMLHYNFPPYSVGEVGRFGAPSRRDTGHGKLAWRALKAVLPSHEDFPYTIRVLSDITESNGSSSMATVCGGCLAMMDAGVPITRPVSGIAMGLILEGDDFTVLSDILGDEDHLGDMDFKVAGTEAGITSLQMDIKVAGITQEIMTKALEQAKAGRAHILAEMTKALGSSRSEVSRHAPRIETIQIDKSKIRDVIGTGGKVIREIVAETGAKVDIDDEGVIKISSSDPDQIEAAKKWILGITEEAEVGKIYSGKVVNIVDFGAFVNFMGGKDGLVHVSEMKNERVEKPTDVVSEGQEVKVKVLEIDPRGKVRLSMRVVDQETGEPLEDTRPPREPRGDRGERGDRGGDRRGPRSGGGDRDRGPRRDGGDRDRGPRNDRGRDDRGPRSDRPRESGGSESGAHIPDFLKD; encoded by the coding sequence GGCGACGCTGGGCGAGACCGTGGTGCTGTGCGCCGTCACCGCTGCGCGCACGGTGAAGGAAGGCCAGGACTTCTTCCCGCTGACCGTCCATTACCAGGAAAAGTTCTCATCGGCCGGCCGCATTCCGGGCGGCTTCTTCAAGCGCGAGCGTGGGGCGACCGAGAAGGAAACGCTGACAAGCCGCCTCATCGACCGGCCCTGCCGCCCGCTGTTCCCGGAAGGTTTCTACAACGAAATCAACGTCATTGCGCAGGTCTTCAGCTATGACGGCGAGAACGAGCCCGATATCGTCGCGATGATCGCGGCCTCCGCGGCGCTCACCATCTCGGGCGTGCCCTTCATGGGCCCGATCGGCGCTTGCCGCGTGGGCTTCGAAAACGGCGAATATGTGCTCAATCCGAAGCAATCCGCCGCGCTTTCGGGCGAAGGTCGGCTCGATCTCATCGTCGCCGCCACCCAGGACGCGGTAATGATGGTCGAATCGGAAGCCAAAGAGCTGACCGAGGAAGAGATGCTCGGCGCAGTCATGTTCGCGCATGACGAATGCCGCAAGGTCGTGGGCGCGATTGTCGAACTGGCCGAGCAGTCGGCCAAGGATGCCTGGCCGCTGGCTCCGGTCGAGGACAAGGCCGGCACGCTCGATGAGCTGCGCGGCCTGATCGGCGACGACATTGCCGCTGCCTACAAGCTCACCAACAAGTCGGAGCGGCAGAACGCCGTCAATGCCGCACGGGCGAAGGCCCGCGCGCATTACGAAGGCATCGAGCATGGCGATCCGGCCGAATATCTCGGCAAGCTCAAGCTCGTGAAGAAGCTCGAAAGCGACATCGTCCGCAAGGCGGTGCTGCGTGAAGGCACCCGCATCGACGGGCGCAAGGTCGACCAGGTCCGCCCGATCGAGGCGTTGGTCGGCTTCCTGCCCCGCACGCACGGCTCGGCGCTGTTCACCCGCGGCGAGACGCAGGCGATCTGCTCGACCACGCTCGGTACCAAGGATGCCGAGCAGATGATCGACGGTCTCGAAGGGCTCTCCTACGAGCGCTTCATGCTGCATTACAACTTCCCGCCCTATTCGGTCGGCGAAGTCGGCCGCTTCGGCGCCCCCAGCCGCCGCGACACCGGCCATGGCAAGCTTGCCTGGCGGGCGCTCAAGGCCGTGCTGCCCAGCCACGAGGACTTTCCCTACACCATCCGGGTTCTCTCCGACATCACGGAGAGCAATGGCTCCTCCTCGATGGCGACGGTGTGTGGCGGCTGCCTTGCGATGATGGACGCGGGCGTGCCGATCACGCGGCCGGTCAGCGGCATCGCGATGGGGCTGATCCTCGAAGGCGATGACTTTACCGTGCTCTCCGACATCCTGGGCGACGAGGATCACCTGGGCGACATGGACTTCAAGGTCGCAGGCACGGAAGCCGGCATCACCTCGCTGCAGATGGACATCAAGGTTGCCGGCATCACGCAGGAGATCATGACCAAGGCGCTCGAGCAGGCGAAAGCCGGCCGCGCGCATATCCTCGCCGAGATGACCAAGGCGCTTGGTTCCTCGCGCAGCGAAGTGAGCCGCCATGCTCCGCGCATCGAGACGATCCAGATCGACAAGTCGAAGATTCGCGACGTCATCGGCACCGGCGGCAAGGTGATCCGCGAGATCGTGGCCGAAACCGGGGCCAAGGTCGACATCGACGACGAGGGCGTGATCAAGATCAGCTCCTCCGACCCCGACCAGATCGAGGCGGCGAAGAAGTGGATCCTGGGGATCACCGAAGAAGCCGAGGTCGGCAAGATCTACAGCGGCAAGGTCGTCAACATCGTCGATTTCGGCGCCTTCGTGAACTTCATGGGCGGCAAGGACGGGCTCGTCCATGTCAGCGAAATGAAGAACGAGCGGGTCGAGAAGCCGACCGATGTTGTCTCCGAAGGCCAGGAGGTGAAGGTCAAGGTCCTCGAGATCGATCCGCGCGGCAAGGTTCGCCTGTCGATGCGCGTGGTCGACCAGGAGACCGGCGAGCCGCTGGAGGACACCCGCCCGCCTCGTGAACCGCGCGGCGACCGGGGTGAGCGTGGCGATCGCGGCGGCGATCGCCGTGGTCCGCGTTCGGGCGGCGGCGACCGGGATCGTGGCCCCCGTCGCGACGGTGGCGACCGGGATCGCGGCCCCAGAAACGATCGGGGCCGCGACGATCGCGGTCCCCGAAGCGACCGCCCCCGTGAAAGCGGCGGCAGCGAGAGCGGGGCGCATATACCCGACTTCCTGAAGGACTGA
- a CDS encoding spermidine synthase, whose product MLPRETLAIAEVPGGGTLTLVRHGRDHVVMLGRDELMGTRMQFSEEQLATLTLERVTAAAPRLLIGGYGMGFTYRAALAGLPEGGRVVVAEVVPEVIEWARGPLAHLTGETLADPRGEIVIADVAALIDDAGDGTTSRYDAILLDVDNGPDGIVRDANDRLYTRTGIARARDALNPGGVLAVWSAAPDPAFARRLRDSGMAVEERTVRARPNNKGPRHTIWFAEKR is encoded by the coding sequence ATGCTGCCCCGCGAAACCCTCGCCATTGCCGAAGTTCCGGGTGGAGGGACGCTGACCCTGGTCCGCCACGGGCGCGATCATGTGGTGATGCTCGGCCGCGACGAGCTGATGGGGACGCGGATGCAGTTCTCGGAAGAGCAGCTCGCGACGCTGACTCTGGAGCGTGTCACGGCCGCTGCCCCGCGGCTTTTGATCGGCGGCTATGGTATGGGCTTCACCTATCGAGCCGCCTTGGCAGGGTTGCCGGAAGGTGGGCGCGTGGTGGTGGCCGAGGTGGTGCCGGAGGTCATCGAATGGGCGCGCGGCCCGCTCGCGCATCTTACCGGCGAGACACTTGCCGATCCGCGCGGCGAGATCGTGATCGCCGACGTCGCGGCGCTGATCGACGATGCGGGAGACGGGACCACGTCGCGCTACGACGCGATTCTGCTCGATGTCGACAATGGCCCGGATGGCATCGTGCGCGATGCGAATGACCGGCTCTACACGCGCACCGGCATTGCCCGCGCACGCGATGCATTGAACCCCGGCGGGGTGCTCGCGGTCTGGTCGGCCGCGCCCGACCCCGCTTTCGCGCGGCGCCTGCGCGACAGCGGCATGGCGGTGGAAGAGCGCACGGTACGCGCGCGGCCCAACAACAAGGGGCCACGCCACACCATCTGGTTCGCCGAGAAGCGCTGA
- a CDS encoding DUF1993 domain-containing protein: MPLSLHAAFVPSALQTLNACDRLLGKAEAWCTENGKEPEFLIKARLHQDMLPFSYQIKSVAAHTAGAVAGVRAGVFTPDLTRPPEDFAGLAAALGKAREALETLGEDELEAHSEGPMRFEMGETRIDFTAADFLLSFSQPNFYFHAATAYGIMRMKGVPLGKRDYLGRLRTAAR; the protein is encoded by the coding sequence ATGCCGCTATCGCTTCACGCCGCCTTCGTCCCCAGCGCGCTGCAGACTCTAAACGCGTGCGACCGTTTGCTCGGCAAGGCCGAAGCCTGGTGCACGGAAAACGGCAAGGAGCCGGAGTTTCTGATCAAGGCGCGGCTTCACCAGGACATGCTACCCTTCAGCTATCAGATAAAGAGCGTCGCCGCGCACACCGCGGGGGCGGTCGCAGGTGTGCGCGCGGGGGTCTTTACCCCCGACCTCACCCGCCCGCCGGAAGACTTCGCCGGCCTCGCCGCGGCGCTTGGAAAGGCGCGCGAAGCTCTGGAGACGCTGGGCGAAGATGAGCTCGAGGCGCACTCCGAAGGACCGATGCGCTTCGAGATGGGGGAGACCCGCATCGACTTCACCGCCGCTGATTTCCTGCTGAGCTTCAGCCAGCCCAACTTTTATTTTCATGCCGCCACCGCTTACGGCATCATGCGGATGAAGGGCGTGCCGCTCGGAAAGCGGGACTATCTTGGTCGGCTGCGGACCGCGGCCCGCTGA
- a CDS encoding sensor domain-containing diguanylate cyclase, which produces MDWASFTFGAIMACVTVFGATALALHAIIGRGFLAWMWARALAIGLLALTFPPASAFLFADPLDAWAARLAATDIGIAVCGPLLVTYLEPRIRVRGLSTMLWAVLPAGLAMAVAAPLVARSAQLWLIHDALVGCLLAVIVIGLVCAIRAGSRTARFQAVAWAPGLMVGTFTLSYELIRHQGLLFYVEAMLAALLFEIIVTATGIGDATVIIRRERDLAIGDVRRAIRASAIDPLTGVDNRRGLAERFANPSAERPIGLAVIDCDHFKRINDNFGHGVGDEVLVAVAEALRGEGVFVGRLGGEEFVLLITREDWRQRAEAARRRVSAAVAARVPQLPFRVTASAGLAPVRAQDSLESAIRRADRALYAAKDAGRDRALMLTEGTGPAERRLAGVA; this is translated from the coding sequence TTGGACTGGGCGAGCTTCACCTTCGGCGCGATCATGGCCTGCGTGACCGTGTTCGGCGCAACGGCACTGGCGCTCCATGCCATCATCGGGCGGGGTTTCCTCGCCTGGATGTGGGCGCGCGCACTCGCGATCGGTCTGCTGGCGCTGACCTTTCCACCCGCCTCCGCCTTCCTCTTCGCCGACCCGCTCGATGCCTGGGCGGCGCGCCTGGCTGCCACCGACATCGGGATCGCGGTCTGCGGGCCCTTGCTTGTGACCTATCTCGAACCCCGCATCCGGGTGCGCGGACTATCCACCATGCTGTGGGCCGTGCTTCCCGCCGGGCTGGCCATGGCCGTCGCCGCGCCTCTGGTTGCCCGCTCGGCGCAGCTGTGGCTGATCCATGACGCGCTGGTCGGTTGCCTGTTGGCTGTCATCGTCATCGGCCTCGTGTGCGCGATCCGCGCCGGCAGCCGAACGGCGCGCTTCCAGGCGGTCGCCTGGGCGCCGGGCCTGATGGTCGGCACATTCACTCTGTCCTATGAATTGATCCGCCATCAGGGCCTCCTTTTTTATGTGGAGGCGATGCTGGCGGCGCTGCTGTTCGAGATCATCGTGACCGCCACCGGCATCGGCGATGCAACGGTCATCATCCGGCGCGAGCGCGATCTCGCGATCGGCGACGTGCGCCGCGCCATCCGCGCGAGCGCGATCGATCCCCTGACCGGAGTCGACAACCGCCGCGGGCTCGCCGAGCGCTTTGCCAACCCCTCTGCCGAGCGGCCGATCGGCCTTGCGGTAATCGACTGCGATCACTTCAAGCGCATCAACGACAATTTCGGCCACGGCGTGGGGGACGAGGTGCTGGTCGCGGTGGCGGAAGCCTTGCGCGGCGAGGGGGTCTTCGTCGGCCGGCTGGGCGGCGAGGAATTCGTGCTGCTGATTACGCGCGAGGATTGGCGCCAGCGCGCCGAGGCCGCCCGGCGGCGCGTCTCCGCCGCAGTGGCGGCGCGTGTCCCGCAATTGCCCTTCCGCGTCACCGCCAGTGCCGGGCTTGCCCCGGTGCGCGCGCAGGACAGCCTCGAAAGTGCGATCCGCCGCGCCGACCGCGCGCTTTATGCTGCGAAGGATGCGGGCCGCGACCGGGCGCTGATGCTGACCGAAGGCACCGGACCTGCCGAGCGCAGGCTTGCCGGGGTGGCCTAG
- a CDS encoding GcrA family cell cycle regulator: MSWTEERIAKLKEMWEGGATASHIADDLGGVSRNAVIGKAHRLGLKARPSPVKEKEKPVPAAAAPSAIPAARPAPRPEPAAEAAPVERSEQRATDIPSQPIPGRTPEMARIVSVGPGGFLRQGPGDQQPPIPAAPPRRLVPAKPSPEIAGKTSLLDLNERICRWPMGHPGEADFHFCGEQVNPGFPYCVEHCGRAYQAQLPRGARRPPPPLPFGGPRVR, from the coding sequence ATGAGCTGGACCGAAGAACGCATCGCGAAGCTGAAGGAGATGTGGGAAGGCGGCGCGACCGCAAGCCATATCGCCGACGATCTCGGCGGAGTGAGCCGCAATGCGGTGATCGGCAAGGCGCATCGGCTTGGCCTGAAAGCACGCCCATCGCCGGTCAAGGAGAAGGAAAAACCCGTACCGGCCGCTGCGGCCCCTTCAGCGATCCCGGCGGCCCGACCCGCTCCGCGACCGGAGCCGGCGGCCGAAGCCGCCCCGGTGGAGCGCAGCGAGCAGCGCGCCACGGACATCCCTTCGCAGCCCATCCCCGGACGCACGCCCGAGATGGCGCGGATCGTCTCGGTGGGTCCCGGCGGCTTCCTGCGCCAGGGCCCGGGCGATCAGCAGCCGCCGATCCCCGCCGCGCCGCCGCGGCGTTTAGTGCCCGCCAAGCCCAGCCCGGAGATCGCCGGAAAGACCAGCCTGCTCGATCTCAACGAGCGCATCTGCCGCTGGCCGATGGGCCATCCGGGCGAGGCGGACTTCCATTTCTGCGGCGAGCAGGTCAATCCCGGCTTTCCTTATTGCGTCGAGCATTGCGGGCGGGCCTATCAGGCGCAGCTGCCGCGCGGTGCGCGCCGGCCCCCTCCCCCGCTGCCCTTCGGCGGCCCGCGCGTCCGCTAG
- a CDS encoding ABC transporter permease: protein MAEQSHTIKAGGGAARAFAPPGRPVITGINRVGLWSLYVKEVRRFFKVQTQTIWAPAVTTLLFLVIFTVALGPAKGEVLGMPFGDFVAPGLIVMGMMQNAFANSSFSFLSGKIQGTIIDLLMPPLSEGELMTGIVAAAITRAVLVGLTVAVAMALYPGVTLHAREPWAIVWFGLMGATLLALTGLVASIWAEKFDHNAAVTNFVVAPLSLLSGTFYTIERLPGVFHTISLANPFFYVISGFRYGFIGRSDMGGEDMVLAAALGLLVLNAVLGFATYRLLRSGWKIRS from the coding sequence ATGGCCGAACAATCCCATACGATCAAGGCGGGCGGAGGGGCCGCGCGGGCCTTCGCTCCGCCGGGCCGGCCGGTGATCACCGGCATCAATCGCGTGGGGCTGTGGAGCCTCTATGTGAAGGAGGTGCGCCGCTTCTTCAAGGTGCAGACACAGACGATCTGGGCTCCCGCGGTCACGACGCTGCTGTTCCTCGTGATCTTCACCGTGGCGCTGGGGCCGGCCAAGGGCGAAGTGCTGGGCATGCCCTTCGGTGACTTCGTTGCTCCCGGCCTCATCGTCATGGGGATGATGCAGAATGCCTTCGCCAATTCCTCGTTCTCCTTCCTGTCGGGCAAGATCCAGGGGACGATCATCGACCTGTTGATGCCACCCTTGTCCGAAGGCGAGCTGATGACGGGCATCGTGGCCGCCGCGATTACCCGCGCGGTCCTGGTCGGGCTAACGGTCGCGGTGGCGATGGCGCTTTATCCGGGCGTGACCTTGCACGCGCGCGAGCCATGGGCGATCGTATGGTTCGGACTGATGGGTGCCACGCTGCTCGCCCTGACGGGGCTCGTCGCCTCGATCTGGGCGGAAAAGTTCGACCACAACGCCGCGGTGACCAACTTCGTCGTGGCGCCGCTCAGCCTGCTCTCGGGGACCTTTTACACGATCGAGCGGCTTCCCGGCGTGTTCCACACGATCAGCCTCGCCAACCCGTTCTTCTATGTGATCTCGGGGTTCCGCTACGGCTTCATCGGCCGCAGCGACATGGGGGGCGAGGATATGGTGCTTGCCGCCGCGCTTGGTTTGCTGGTGCTGAACGCGGTTCTGGGCTTTGCGACCTACCGGCTGCTGCGGTCGGGATGGAAGATCCGCAGCTAG
- the hspQ gene encoding heat shock protein HspQ: MPRAHYFSPQAGRTIEAPQQIRTRFGLGDVVKHRVFGFRGVVFDIDPVFANSEEWYAAIPEAIRPDREQPFYHLFAENDEGSYVAYVSQQNLEADAGGGPVEHPEVAQMFEGFSGGRYHLRRGLTH, translated from the coding sequence ATGCCCCGCGCGCACTATTTTTCCCCCCAAGCCGGCCGCACCATCGAAGCGCCGCAGCAAATCCGCACCCGCTTCGGCCTCGGCGACGTGGTCAAGCACCGCGTGTTCGGCTTTCGCGGCGTCGTCTTTGATATCGATCCGGTCTTCGCCAACAGCGAGGAGTGGTATGCCGCCATTCCCGAAGCGATCCGCCCCGATCGGGAGCAGCCATTCTATCACCTCTTCGCGGAGAACGACGAAGGCTCTTACGTGGCCTACGTCAGCCAGCAGAACCTCGAGGCGGATGCGGGCGGCGGGCCGGTCGAGCACCCTGAAGTCGCGCAGATGTTCGAAGGGTTCTCGGGCGGTCGCTACCATTTGCGCCGCGGCCTTACCCATTAG
- a CDS encoding TonB-dependent receptor domain-containing protein, with the protein MTIPPRCAALLLATSALVASAAALAQDTPPVSPPSAPAGSSETDTTQAQPDETTPPGEEVEVSIPGGTDEIIVTGRVDRNIARNSEQVVSVLSSAEIARTGEGNIAGALSRVTGLSVVGSGLVYVRGLGDRYSSALLNGSPLPSPEPLRRVVPLDLFPSGVIASSLVQKSYSVNFPGEFGGGVINLTTKAVPRDPFLTIGAGLSIDSETTGQLGYTYRGGGRSDWTGFDDGTRDIPPLLAEYFASGANLNNPNEVTPAQNRSIAGQLVNFGNAVVQRVGNMPPNGSVSTSAGTAFDVGSDLRLGVIFAAGYSSRPQTRDAIQQTSLSADLGTIESDFRQVNTNQQVVVNALLGLGAEFGDNRIRWTNLFIRDTIKQARLAIGNRQETDVDFLQQRTAWFERQLIDTQIVGEFKLGPDLNLDLRAAYANSQREAPDEISIEYARTNSLADPFGDVFVNRLNNGARGDAEITFSDLDEDLYSGGLDLTGQLSDRLSATFGGYYSRTDRRSSRRNFLFVAPSSFPAGVDLFRPDFLLQPSVIDGFGISLIEVDTGTPAFRARLENVAGYVKANWAITDALSVDAGVRFEHARQQVDPIAVFATPIAGTAGTFLVNEYWLPAATVTWELAPGMQVRVSGSKTIARPQFRELIFQRYFDPDSNRPYIGNPLLVDSELTNGEARFEYYFAPEQRLSLSGFYKRIERPIETFITGGDLTTSFANAPSADLYGGEVEAVKYFDTAPIFGEGAFWADRRFVAIANYTFSKSRLSVKPSDVVPVFGAASSIATDYFRDGDPLTGQSDHIANLQLGLEDTERLSQQTLLISYASDRVVSRGLNGSPRQPDVIERPGLRIDFVAREEMDFMGSPVELKFEARNLTGEGREEFQEAGSNRIDTNSYDIGRVFSLSVSTTF; encoded by the coding sequence ATGACCATCCCGCCCCGCTGCGCCGCTCTGCTGCTCGCGACCAGCGCACTCGTCGCGTCCGCCGCCGCCCTGGCGCAGGACACCCCCCCGGTCAGCCCCCCGAGCGCGCCCGCCGGATCGAGCGAGACAGATACGACCCAAGCGCAGCCCGACGAGACCACGCCCCCCGGAGAGGAGGTCGAGGTCTCGATCCCTGGCGGTACCGACGAGATCATCGTCACCGGCCGCGTCGATCGCAATATCGCGCGCAATTCGGAGCAGGTGGTGTCAGTGTTGTCGAGCGCTGAGATCGCGCGGACGGGCGAGGGCAATATCGCCGGCGCGCTTTCCCGCGTGACCGGGCTCAGCGTCGTCGGCAGCGGGCTGGTCTATGTGCGCGGGCTCGGCGACCGCTACAGCTCGGCACTGCTCAACGGCTCACCTCTGCCGAGCCCCGAGCCGTTGCGGCGCGTGGTGCCGCTGGACCTGTTCCCCAGCGGCGTAATCGCGAGCTCGCTGGTCCAGAAGAGCTATTCGGTGAACTTTCCCGGAGAGTTCGGCGGAGGCGTCATCAATCTGACGACCAAAGCGGTTCCGCGCGATCCTTTTCTCACCATCGGGGCGGGGCTCAGCATCGACAGCGAGACGACCGGGCAGCTTGGCTACACCTACCGCGGCGGCGGGCGTTCCGACTGGACCGGCTTTGACGACGGCACGCGCGATATCCCCCCGCTGCTCGCCGAATATTTTGCGAGCGGCGCCAACCTCAACAATCCCAATGAGGTGACGCCCGCTCAAAACCGCAGCATCGCGGGTCAGCTCGTCAACTTTGGCAACGCGGTGGTGCAGCGGGTGGGCAATATGCCGCCCAACGGTTCCGTCTCCACCTCCGCCGGGACGGCCTTCGACGTCGGCAGCGATCTCAGGCTCGGGGTGATCTTCGCCGCCGGCTATTCGAGCCGCCCGCAGACCCGCGATGCGATCCAGCAGACCTCACTTTCCGCCGATCTGGGTACGATCGAAAGCGACTTCCGCCAGGTCAACACCAACCAGCAGGTGGTCGTGAACGCGCTGCTCGGCCTTGGCGCAGAGTTCGGCGATAACCGCATTCGCTGGACCAATCTGTTCATTCGCGACACCATCAAGCAGGCGCGCCTTGCGATCGGCAACCGGCAGGAGACCGATGTCGATTTCCTCCAGCAGCGCACCGCATGGTTCGAACGCCAGCTGATCGACACGCAAATCGTCGGGGAGTTCAAGTTGGGGCCCGACCTCAATCTCGACCTCCGCGCCGCCTATGCCAATTCGCAGCGCGAGGCACCTGACGAGATCAGCATCGAATATGCGCGTACCAATTCGCTCGCCGATCCCTTTGGCGATGTCTTCGTCAACCGGCTCAACAATGGCGCGCGCGGCGATGCGGAGATCACCTTCTCCGACCTTGACGAAGATCTTTACTCGGGCGGGCTCGACCTCACTGGCCAACTCAGCGACCGGCTGAGCGCGACCTTCGGCGGCTATTATTCAAGGACCGACCGCAGGAGCTCGCGGCGCAATTTCCTCTTCGTCGCCCCAAGCAGCTTTCCCGCCGGCGTCGATCTTTTCCGCCCCGATTTCCTGCTGCAGCCATCGGTCATCGATGGCTTCGGGATCTCTCTTATCGAGGTCGATACCGGCACACCCGCCTTCCGTGCCCGGCTGGAGAATGTCGCGGGTTATGTGAAGGCGAACTGGGCAATCACCGATGCGCTGAGCGTGGACGCGGGCGTGCGGTTCGAACATGCCCGCCAGCAGGTCGATCCGATCGCTGTGTTCGCGACACCGATCGCGGGCACCGCGGGCACGTTCCTCGTCAACGAATACTGGCTTCCCGCCGCCACCGTGACCTGGGAGCTTGCGCCCGGTATGCAGGTGCGCGTCTCGGGCTCCAAGACCATCGCCCGGCCGCAATTCCGCGAGCTCATCTTCCAGCGCTATTTCGATCCCGACAGCAACCGGCCCTATATCGGCAACCCGCTGCTGGTGGACAGCGAGCTGACCAATGGCGAGGCGCGCTTCGAATACTATTTCGCGCCCGAGCAGCGGCTGTCGCTCTCGGGCTTCTACAAGCGGATCGAGCGGCCGATCGAAACCTTCATCACCGGCGGCGATCTCACCACCTCCTTCGCCAATGCGCCTTCCGCCGACCTCTACGGCGGCGAAGTTGAGGCGGTGAAATATTTCGACACTGCGCCGATCTTCGGGGAGGGGGCGTTCTGGGCCGACCGCCGCTTCGTCGCCATCGCCAACTACACCTTTTCAAAATCGCGCCTGAGCGTGAAGCCGAGCGATGTCGTACCGGTGTTCGGCGCCGCCTCCTCGATCGCGACCGATTACTTCCGCGACGGCGATCCGCTTACCGGCCAGTCCGATCACATCGCGAACCTTCAGCTCGGGCTTGAAGACACCGAGCGGCTGAGCCAGCAGACGCTGCTGATCAGCTATGCGAGCGACCGCGTGGTCAGCCGCGGCCTCAATGGCTCTCCGCGCCAGCCTGACGTGATCGAGCGGCCGGGCCTGCGGATCGATTTCGTTGCCCGCGAGGAGATGGACTTCATGGGCAGCCCGGTCGAGCTGAAGTTCGAAGCGCGTAATCTGACCGGCGAGGGGCGTGAGGAGTTCCAGGAAGCCGGCAGCAACCGCATCGACACCAACAGCTACGACATCGGCCGGGTGTTCTCTCTGTCGGTCTCCACCACCTTCTAG
- a CDS encoding sulfite exporter TauE/SafE family protein, with product MDLYLPIANLAVNGLVIVGLGLLTGILSGLFGVGGGFLTTPLLIFYGVPPTVAAASAATQVTGASVSGLLAHAKRGGVDVKMGAVMVAGGAIGAGIGALLFRFFRSVGQIDVVISALYVILLGSIGALMARESWLALRGAAPATPAPRRRHHPLVASLPGRWRFYGSGLYISPLAPLLLGVVTGALTMLMGVGGGFILVPAMLYLLGMSAKVVVGTSLFNIVFVTILTTMMHALTTHAVDMVLVLFLLIGSVTGAQMGSNLAGRVRPEMLRLALATLVLLIAFRMLFGLGVRPDEIFTVSPL from the coding sequence ATGGACCTCTACCTCCCTATCGCCAACCTTGCCGTGAACGGCCTGGTGATCGTGGGGCTGGGGCTGCTGACGGGCATCCTGTCGGGCCTGTTCGGCGTCGGCGGCGGGTTCCTGACGACGCCGCTGCTGATCTTCTACGGCGTCCCCCCCACCGTCGCGGCCGCATCCGCCGCCACCCAGGTCACCGGGGCGAGCGTATCGGGTCTGCTGGCCCATGCGAAGCGCGGCGGCGTCGACGTCAAGATGGGCGCGGTGATGGTCGCGGGCGGGGCGATCGGTGCGGGGATCGGCGCGCTTCTGTTCCGCTTCTTCCGCTCGGTCGGGCAGATCGACGTGGTTATCAGCGCGCTCTACGTGATCCTGCTTGGATCGATAGGCGCGCTGATGGCCCGCGAAAGCTGGCTGGCGCTGCGCGGGGCCGCCCCCGCCACCCCAGCGCCGCGGCGGCGGCATCACCCGCTGGTGGCCTCGCTTCCGGGGCGCTGGCGGTTCTACGGCAGCGGGCTTTACATCTCCCCGCTCGCGCCGCTGCTGCTGGGCGTGGTCACGGGCGCGCTGACCATGCTGATGGGGGTCGGCGGCGGCTTCATCCTGGTGCCCGCCATGCTCTACCTCCTGGGCATGAGCGCCAAGGTCGTGGTCGGCACCAGCCTCTTCAACATCGTCTTCGTCACCATCCTCACCACCATGATGCACGCTCTCACCACGCATGCCGTGGATATGGTGCTGGTGCTGTTCCTGTTGATCGGATCGGTGACCGGCGCGCAGATGGGCAGCAATCTCGCCGGCCGCGTGCGGCCCGAGATGCTGCGCCTGGCGCTCGCCACCCTGGTTCTCCTTATTGCCTTCAGAATGCTGTTCGGGCTGGGGGTGCGTCCCGATGAGATCTTCACGGTCTCTCCGCTGTGA